The Lactuca sativa cultivar Salinas chromosome 2, Lsat_Salinas_v11, whole genome shotgun sequence genome includes the window ATCACGCGCGAGGATATGCTCCACAACACGTCCGGGCCTTTTACCATCACACGCTTTCCTTTCTTTCCCGCTTTTCCAAGCCCGTAAGCTACCAACCATTGGATCGCCGTTAGCCTCTGCTTCTGTGTATCCCAGTCATTCTTTTTCCCTCCACTTCTTAGTTTCAAACCACCAACATTCAAACCTGCAACTTTAAACTTCTTCTCTTGAGTTTCTTGACTTGCTTCAACTTCAACTGTTGTTGCGTGAATCAACGCGATAAGTGGGCCCCCAACCGCTTCATATTGTCTTAAAGGATCCCGCATTTGAATCACAACCGATATGGTTATGGTTTCTTCTTCATTACAGGAAGTCACAATGTTGTTATCTTTCATCCAATCTTCTAGGGGAATCGCATTCTCCAACGGACTACTATTATCTTTACTATTCGGAGAAATATCAAATGGTGCATTTGCATTTCCTTCAGTTATATCTGCTTGAACTTTCAATGCTTCAACTGCCATTTCTTCCATTTTCTGTAAGGAAAACGCGAGAATCTCGTCTCCGGTTAAAGGGTTTTCGTTCATATTCCAAATCCCAGATGAAATCCTTTCTTTTCTTCCTGTTGTCATACCAGTAGCCATGGATTTAACTGTACTTATGGCACGTGCAGCACTGGAAGTTGCTCCTTCTTTGTTCCTCCCACTTATGATTGCTGAAGCAATCCCTTCGAATGCAATCTGTTCCGCTGTTTTACCTTCAACTTCCTCTATCGGCATCAATTGTAAGATCTCTGAGCTTAGTTTTTCGAAACCCATGGCTGCCATTTCTTGAAACATTTCAGTTCCAGTTAATTTTGAATCTAAAACCATCGGTCTTGATATCTGCATTGCTAGCTTTGGAGTGTCTTTCTTTCCCATCAGATTGTCAAGAGGATTCATGGATACCAAGTACCCGCCATTTCTTGTTTGAATCACACAACCTAATCCCTTTCCGAAATCTGGTATGAAAACCTTCTCGTCTTCACCATCAAAACTTGAATTAGTGTTTGCATCCTGTTCATACAAAGCTTCTTTTCCATCTTCGTTCTCAAGCATTTGGAAAAACTCTCGGGTCACTTTATCTTCGTCTTCATCTAATCTTTGTGACTCTGTTTCTTCATCATATTGGTCATCGCTCTTCTCCTCCTTCATCATCGATTCAAGAGCTTTAATCTGCTGTGCGATTAAATCAAGTTCTGATAAGCGATTTAGATGAGCTTGATCTTGCACGATTTCCTTCACGACTTCACTTGAAACCGATCTTTTGTCCGAATTATCCTCCGATTGTGTACCCTCTGTCCCTTCTTTATCTAACACCTCAACTCCCTTGTCTACAACTTCAAAATCTGGAAGGTCGAGATCCTCCATCTTCGGCTCTGGCTCCtccggtggaggtggtggtgacaccgccaccacctccaccactggaACCGCCGGTTCCTGAGGTGGTTCGTCAAGATTCAGGTCGTCGATTCCTTGAAAGTCGTTTCCTCTTCCTTCCTGAGAAGGTGCATATGTGTCGGCTCGATTTTGCATTCTTGGACTAGCAATACTGAAAGATGATTTAGACTGTTTACGCCCCATTGAAGGAGAGAAAAGTTTGGATTTACCCGATTTTTGTCCTTCGACTTGATTATAAATATTAGCTCCTCCTTCTTTCTCCATAATCTGAAACCCAAGTTTCATGACTAATTCACCTCCTTTCGCTTTTCCAGACAGATTAAAGCTCATATCCCATTGCCGAATCCTTGTTCCTTCGATATTCTTTTCTACAGATTCCAGGATCAATTGGCTCAAGTCAACAGTATGCCTTCCAAAATCAAGCTCCTCTGCATCAACTGCAAAAGCATGGATTACAAAAGGGCGAGGCTCGAATTTGGCCTTGGCATTTCCACTTCCTGCAGGAACGCTGTACACGTGGCACCTGAGAAACAAAGTCTCTTCGAAGTCAGCAGCTCCTTGAGACACCCTTGAAGGCATTGTTTGAACTGCGCCGTCTTTTGTTTCTTTCTTCCTCACAGAAACAGACAACCGGAGCCCGTTCATTGATGCCGGCAGACCTTGAATAGTCACGACTTCAACTGATAATAAGCAgctgatcttctgtttcccaatATGAGAAAGAACCCGAATTGGCTTCCAGTTCCATAGTCCGGATTTCTTCTCCGATGATGAAGAATCGTGTTTACTGTCTTGAAATAGATTCTTAGTAACTACAGGGTCTTTTTGACTGATTTCTTCACTCGGACGAGACTTCCATGGAGATAAGGACATTCTCCGTGATCGTGGCTTTGGATTAAGTTTGATCCCGTTGTCATGATCATCATCATCAGCACGATCGTTTTTCCCGGTGTTTAGAATCGGAGGGATGGAGGTTCGAGAAAGAACAAGAGAGTTGGTTCTTCGATTCTTGGTGGTTGGAATAGATGAAGTGTTGGTGTTGTTTAGTGTCTGGCTGAGAGCTTCGAGCTCCTGCAATAGTTGGGTGTTGGAGTTTCTTCTTTCTGGTTGGTTGTTTGTTGCCATGGTGGATgccggtggtggtagtggtggttgcTGAGAAATGGGAATAAAGGAGAAGATGGATTGTTTGTATTGGTGAATAGTGGCTGGTTTTTGTGAGGTGGGAATGTTGCCATGAAAGATTAGTTTGGAAGATAGCGGGTGGTGTTTTCAGGGCCAAGAAAATCGTGTGGGCATGGCATGTGAAGGATAAGGCAATTTAAGAAAGTTTTGACAGAGGTGGATTTGGTGAAAGAATTAAATGTTTGCTTCTCTACGACAAAAAGACTACGATGGGTGATGTTAGAATGGGTAAAAATCGTTATCCGTAATCATGAAAGGCACCGACCAACAAGTAGGAGTGTTCAGCCGTTCATGACAAACGGTCCATGATTTTCCACACTACTTACTATACACAACATAGAGAAGAGAGAGGACTCATAATATTTTAGGAATGcgatttaatatattatttttttatgataAGTAAAATTACAGATCAGTAACAATATTTGGGACAAAACGGTTAAACATTAAGCAActtttatatgatttttacagATTATTGTTGGCTATAAATTATAATTGGGTTAATTTCATAGCTGGATAACGAAATTTCTAAAATTCCAAAAAACACCgctgaatataattgaaaaaggtcACTACAATGAACTActtagtattttttttaaaaatatcatgTTGACTTCCTATACTGTAGGTTTAATAGGTCAAACATACTTTTTGTTAATGTTAAATTCGGATAACGAACTAGTTAAAAAATGTAATGTTTTCCAGTGAACTActacttgaaatgttcaaaaaaatACTGTAGGTTTATAATGTCACGACAATGAACTACTAAGTTAAAatgttcaaaataaataaataaataaaacaaaaaaaaacacctATAATCTAAAAAATGTTATCAGtagtaagttatttaaaatattcaaaaaatatcatgtgaaCCTCTTTTAAAAACGACATGTTTATCATATTAAGTTTTCCAAATCGGAAATGTTTGTTCAAAACCATACCTAGAACTAAATGTTTGTTCAAAAAACACTTATAAACATGGAGCGTTTGTTAAAAATCGTCATCGACCACTTCAATATCAAGATTTGACTGAATTTTTTTTTCATCATCAAACCGTCCACTTTTATGTTTCTAAGTTGATGACTATATTTAATTATTCCATCTCAACAGCAGATTATATATTCATCTTTCCTATTATGTTTTTCTTTTGGAAATACTGAATTATATAAAGTAACaaaaatagaaacaaaatatTACAAAAAGTACAAACTAAAGTTGGGTTTCCCAACCAAGTAACTAAATTCGGCTTTACTTTTCTACAActattagaaaaaataaataaataaataaataaaccctcGCTATATCAACATCACCAAAAACATCatatttcttaggaatagtcATTCCAAAAGTAAGACAATCAGGAAACCTCCAAAGCGTCCAAAACGAAGTCCAGACCATTGCATCAAAATTCAAAGGTTTTTCGTTGACCGCCTATCAACCAAACTGCCTTCACCCAAGTAATAAGAGAGCGAAAATTAAGAGGAGTTAGAAGCTCCAACCTCCACCAAACAACAATCAGAAACCAAAACTCAATAAATGAGGGGCGTCTAAAAAAACATGTGCAACCGTCTCACACAACCTAAGCCGATGAAACAAGTAATGGAGTCAACCTCAATATCCCTAGCTGAAAAATGCTCATTTGATGGAATGCTCTCCAAACCGATATGCCAGAAGAGAATATTCAACATAAACATGTGCAACTGTCTCACACAACCAAAGTCATTGGAACAAGTAATAGAGACAACCTCAATACCCCTAGCTGAAAAATGCTCCTTCATCGGAATGTTCTCCAAACCAAAATGCCACAAGAGAATATTCAATATAATAGGAAGTGAATTGTTCCACCTTGTCTCCCTCCCCTACCCTAAACATATGACTATCCAGGAACGTACATGAAGACACCGGGAATTCATTAGACATATAAGCAGCCAACATAGCCTATCACGTCTTAGAACTAGAATAAGCCCCTACAACAAAGATATGAAAGCATTCCACTAATCCTTCTCACCCACTCCTGTCAGATTCTATCTATGGGAACTAACTTATGACCCCAAAGTAACTCGATGATCTCTATTTGAGATCTCCTTATTTCAATCCAAAGCATAAAATtgattattgttggattaggtgtttaagcccataactattttggtaggTACTTAACCCGATTatgaacatggtccttttgggttgcatacactcatgcaacttgataggatgataagaggagagagagtagaatttattatatgaataataaattggtactcggaaatggttttatttatatatgacaagtttaatatattatttggaaatcatattatttaattagtatttatcagaaattaatttagtattaatttggtgatcaaaagagactaattaaataaggggactgatattgcaattaacTGTTAGTTGCTAGTTGGgttgatggactccatagagtggagtggacgaaatttatggggaagcccataagatttcgtccaaagggctctaaggaaggagtccatgggctgcttaagacTTAAGCAGACATTTAGCGTTTccacctaaaaccctagcagccacaagtataaatagaccccatgactaTGGGATTTTCGGCCAATGCTTCTAAGAAAGCCTAAGGGTCGAAAATCTTCCCTCTCTTAAAGTCATCTTGTTGCTTGAgtttttgtgactccattagaggtgcaacacttgaggcactaagctttcaagagtcaagataaagaaggattgtgattgttattgctacacaacaatcaaggtaatgattctaaccctaattatatgttaatttgtattatagtatgctagatctaggggtTTTTAAGTCTTGGAaaattattgcatgtataactagaagAACTAGATccaacaattagggtttgcatgtacaccataggattgatgtaatgctgaaaacccatcagtggtatcaaagactaGGATGTTCttttattgtatttgatgcattgtatgtttgttcaaagCTTGAAATCATGTTTTTTGGCTCTCTGACTGACAGACACGGCGAGTCCccggaggtactcggcgagtcggagtgtcagacagagggaatttcgggTTTTTTGCCTGTTTTGACTTGGGATGGTTACCAAAATTGTTTTTGATTAATTagatccgatttttattgattctatgtgattatccttatcaaaatagaAGATATTTgtcaaataattaaaatatattgccttatatgataaatcttatttatttgaattatttaatcATTATCTTGAATGAAATTggtattaggtcaaatttagataatcactgcttatttgattaattaaaattatttgtaatttgatctatatggttttgaaaggtttcaaaacttatcctcaagttttggaattaaaatttttaactaaaaggtattaattttgaaatattaaattttaaaaccctagagttttgaaaagttcaatgtacacccttatggtttattaatctaattaagagtttaattaagagagataattaataaatcataattagatggtttaaaattaatcaaattaaaagacTAATTTATTAATAGTTTAAACCAACTATTAttttaaagtgtaaaatacacccttatactatataacatttaaaagtttaacatattatatatgtatgagtaaaaaaagtcagtcttaccgttagtaggcttcattcacgaaggttgtctataaggagtgtttaaggaagtggcctataaaatgaccgccattgggtatccactcttacccaccgcactcttgactagtagagggtcattagtcgaacaggtaggataggacacaacattccattataagtataatgtaatgcaagtaactaaaccttttataaattcccaaatcttagttactttaggaaaaatgtggaattggtgctaacccatgaaattacactttgcaccttgctgagacgttagtggagcatgtgtggttaaccaacacattgattaggttggcagagggtgactcgatgtttgtcatagatcaatggagcgtgtgtggttaaccggcacattgattaggtgatagtgatATTGAGGGTACCaaatatatttgcatggttatccacaccttgtttgtgatcctcggcatcccagtcacgaacatgaagggcacaattgagattaaacatttcattgaaaagttcaatgaatctcaaaagatctaggagtttgaattcatttaaaacttaaacttcaatttttgtttttcatggtcgaaattggtaaatcgtcatttacctaccttcaaatgttttgcagtttggattacgacatccatcttccaagttgtagaatattgtgttgagtTCTagacttaatatctcatttgggtgttttattaaggactcaatcaactaacttgaatttctccctttttgtagatgtcaaagtctaacaactatggtctttctGAATCCATCGGAAAAAGTTTTCcatttgaagatgatgttccacgattagCTCATGGAAATGAGAATCATGCTTTCTCGACTATGACAACCcagaattttcattcggtcaaaccctaaagtgtgtttatttgggccatattccttccttaggcctaaaaactaacctagacaattaccttgatgagttaaggacttgaaatCATAACAATACcattttccatatgggtttacggtagtaaacccaaagggaaatgaccatgaggccgtaaactcctcaaaggagtgttttgttgccctaatcccttccaaaggcctaaccaccaagtagaaatgcttcaaaggacttgtaaaacTTCAAAACAGCATatggtcataaagtgtagagtttatgaccgtaaacgcttgagtttactgtcgtaaactccttgggtaatggtcatgaaaatcgtaaactccaaaggagtttacccttaaACCCCAAACACTCTAGCATTGCCCTAtaaacacttggatgcaacccttgtgatctttaaacACTTAAATCAAAGTGTTACCATGTTCTAGATTGTCTTAACTTATATTACTAGAGAAAAAGTGTCTaattagctatatatatatatatatatatatatatatatatatatatatatatatatattatgataactaggctcgttgtgtgtgtacaagtatccacttgtcacctagcatcgtatccgacacttcaatccaatccactcactacaggtgagttcatacccctaaattaaccttttaaatttttccaaatgtttataaatacttttatggcgggggggggggggggggggggggggaatacaagtaaagttACGATAGTTATTatctcaatcacatgtgattaataactatcgaCAAGTGAATCTCTTActttcaaactattttacttcaaaTTGTCTTAAAAACTCTTTTACAAATCAAATGCTTTTGtgaaacttcttttatacttttatataatcAATTTCATGTCtatgtatatatagttatataaacaatgtttaaaaggcttaggaaggcctatccgccctatttccttttcgcgcttgagatgtggtctggtggaatatcggttaccaatccaaaggtcgtttaaatattagttatatatcatgtgtacatatatagtcataaaggttcttccagttcattcagtacccttgggtagcaagggtatactcccatgttcatacgtacaagttatattactagtaaactacaataggcgtagtttagggttttactaatactaatactaggctaatgaatcatacaaagagtcagttcatacatgagtcataacttatagtaatgagaaacaaacatagaacagagtgatgagaaacaaacataatacatagtgatgagaaacaaacatacaggctacacaaagaaagaacacacaatacagctagcacatacattacatatacattacattcagttatgtgagccattaaacgggtcattgaactacctgccatgaccgtttttgtatccagaaccTCCTTAATTtgggagcgtatgagtttacatatagatctatactagattgactatcctacaccttgttgctcgctacagtgggacttgcaagtctacgggttccaaatgtcatttcttacggtgtcctacatcgtcgttttactattgagtcggtagcagggtacaggccgatcacatggtactttaaataacaattggtttaaggtagttagtacagcagtagttacttaatacaacactacagtactataatatttttcctattacattcacttcgtgaacattcacacgatgcacggaaatgtaaaaactatatttttggttaatgatagtcggatttgggaaaatacacactctcaCAAGAAACACACAcagttactagatgccttggtaaaaGGCTACGTTTGATAGGAAACATAAGGTTTTCTAGGatagttcaaacaaatacaaactttacaaaacttatacattacagcttacaaacatcttacaaatgctttcatacaaacacagacactaatatacttatgatctcatcagcattaagctgatacttgctttcaaaataacttgtattctcatgtcaccactagacaggtacatGTGCcgggcttttgagaagatggagttcgttcaagactcatcttttattttgatatgtatatttttggtgtctataactttgacagaatacacatgtatgaaattatattattaatccaatggatgatgttgttgcttttttactactattcattgttgtgatactgtacgtgacgtcctccacccccgaacgattccgccgttcaggttttggagtgtgacagattggtatcagagcattgtttatagtgaattgataccctatgggtcatcgtcgacagattgaccaagtctgcacacttcctgccgatcaaagaaacagacaacatggagaagcttacaaggaCTTACATTAGgtagattgtacgactgcacggtgttcccttatccattatctcagacagagatagtagattcacttcacggttcttgcagtcgctacaaagttccttaggaattaggctggacatgagtacagcctaccatccacagaccgacgggcaaagtgagagaactatccaaaccttggaagatatgttgcgatcctgtgtgatcgactttgggaaagcatgggatactcatttcccccttgtcgaattttcctacaacaacagttatcacacgagcataaaggctgctccatttgaggccctctatagccgaaagtgcagatcccctctgtgttgggctgaggtgggtgatacctagttagctaatggacgagttcctgaaagcactctcacaggtccggaaatcatacggaaAACgatggagaagatcgttcagatccgcgaacgattgaaagcctccagagaccgacagaaaagctacgctgataaacatagaaaaccgttggaattccaggtgggtgaccatgttctattgaaagtctcaccctggaagggcttgataggcttcggaaagcgtggaaagctaaatccaaggtacatcgggccttttgagattctcgcaagaatcggccctgtagcttacaaactcaacctacccgatGAACTtcataacgtacattctacattccacgtctctaacttaaaaaagtgtatgtccgatgagattcttgtaatcccactcgacgagatcgagatcaacgagagcctcaatttcatggaagaaccagtagagatcatggaccatgaggtcaagcaaatgaagcaaagtcgtatcctgattgtgaaggttcgctggaacgccaaacgaggactggaattcacttgggagtgtgaggatcagatgaaactgaaatatcctcatctttttgcttagttatttgtaactacttcatttgtttagattttaatttcgggacgaaattccctttaacagggggatgatgtgacaacccggaattttcattcggtcaaaccctaaagtgtgtttagttgggccatattccttccttaagcctaaaaactaacctagacaattaccttgatgagttaaggacttgaaatCATAACAATACcattttccatatgggtttacggtagtaaacccaaagggaaatgaccatgaggctgtaaactcctcaaaggagtgttttgTTGCCCTAATCCCTTCTAAAGgcctaaccaccaagtagaaatgcttcaaaggacttgtaaaacttcaaaacaacatatggtcataaagtgtagagtttacgactgtaaacccttgagtttacttccgtaaactccttgggtaatggtcatgaaaaccgtaaactccaaaggagtttacccttaaaccccaaacactctagctttgccctacaaacacttggatgcaacccttgtgatccTTAAACAATTAAATCAAAGTGTTACCATTTTctagagtgtcttaacttataTTACTAGAGATAAAGtgcctaattagttatatatatatatatatatatatatatatatatatatatatatatatatatatatatatatatatatattgattatatgataactaggcttgttgcgtgtgtacaagtctccactTGTCACCTAACATCGTATCCGACACTTctatccaatccactcactacaggtgagttcatacccctaaattaaccttttaaatgtttcaaatgtttataaatacttttatggggggggggatacaagtaaagttATGATAGTTATTatctcaatcacatgtgattaataactatcgaCAAGTGAATCTCTtactttcaaactgttttacttcaaatcaGATGCTTTTatgaaacttcttttatacttttatattatcaattgcatgtctatgtatctatagttatataagcaatgtttaaaaggcttaggaaggcatgcccgccctatttccttttcgcgcttgagatgtggtctggtggaatATCGGGTACCCATCTGAAggccgtttaaatattagttatatatcatgtgtacatatatagtcataaagattcttccagttcattcagtacccttgggtagaaagggtattctcccatgttcatacgtacaagttatattactagtaaactacaataggtgtagtttagggttttactaatactaatactaggacaatgaatcatacaaagaatcagttcatacatgagtcataacttatactaatgagaaacaaacatagaacagagtgatgagaaacaaacataatacatagtgatgagaaaca containing:
- the LOC111908558 gene encoding protein PLASTID MOVEMENT IMPAIRED 1, which gives rise to MATNNQPERRNSNTQLLQELEALSQTLNNTNTSSIPTTKNRRTNSLVLSRTSIPPILNTGKNDRADDDDHDNGIKLNPKPRSRRMSLSPWKSRPSEEISQKDPVVTKNLFQDSKHDSSSSEKKSGLWNWKPIRVLSHIGKQKISCLLSVEVVTIQGLPASMNGLRLSVSVRKKETKDGAVQTMPSRVSQGAADFEETLFLRCHVYSVPAGSGNAKAKFEPRPFVIHAFAVDAEELDFGRHTVDLSQLILESVEKNIEGTRIRQWDMSFNLSGKAKGGELVMKLGFQIMEKEGGANIYNQVEGQKSGKSKLFSPSMGRKQSKSSFSIASPRMQNRADTYAPSQEGRGNDFQGIDDLNLDEPPQEPAVPVVEVVAVSPPPPPEEPEPKMEDLDLPDFEVVDKGVEVLDKEGTEGTQSEDNSDKRSVSSEVVKEIVQDQAHLNRLSELDLIAQQIKALESMMKEEKSDDQYDEETESQRLDEDEDKVTREFFQMLENEDGKEALYEQDANTNSSFDGEDEKVFIPDFGKGLGCVIQTRNGGYLVSMNPLDNLMGKKDTPKLAMQISRPMVLDSKLTGTEMFQEMAAMGFEKLSSEILQLMPIEEVEGKTAEQIAFEGIASAIISGRNKEGATSSAARAISTVKSMATGMTTGRKERISSGIWNMNENPLTGDEILAFSLQKMEEMAVEALKVQADITEGNANAPFDISPNSKDNSSPLENAIPLEDWMKDNNIVTSCNEEETITISVVIQMRDPLRQYEAVGGPLIALIHATTVEVEASQETQEKKFKVAGLNVGGLKLRSGGKKNDWDTQKQRLTAIQWLVAYGLGKAGKKGKRVMVKGPDVLWSISSRVMADMWLKSIRNPDVKFTI